A genomic segment from Wolbachia endosymbiont of Ctenocephalides felis wCfeF encodes:
- a CDS encoding Sensor protein DivL, with product MFFLYEVVLLLILILFFLSYSKLKVDNKIKSLQHQNIIISNLIDTVDDGFYIWDAKKRIEKFSPNLLILLNTVFYSFNEFVNFFEQSESLIKNFTEAKKVNKSFTLDLKSKDGEVYCICYGRSIIDNSNSVIGVLLWIRNVSDYKIKANELESENSKLKQKVENYRSILNSLPFPILKYNENRKVKFCNLFYDKYINSSQRLAVTDSVHSTKPGKHVITCKNERKVFDFIRIPIQNFGDAVIYGKDISDAEELRARLDSYLAAQKNLLEELPIAIAMYSKNQKLKFHNNAFVKTFQLDTKFLASHPTYHEVMLYLFESQKLLEQKDFQTISNQRHELFKRLFGPHNDTIHLTNGKMFRILIIPYASEGLLFSYEECKR from the coding sequence ATGTTTTTTTTGTATGAAGTAGTTTTACTATTAATTTTAATATTATTCTTTCTTTCTTATTCCAAATTGAAAGTGGATAATAAAATTAAGAGCCTACAACATCAAAATATTATAATAAGTAACTTAATTGATACTGTGGATGATGGGTTTTATATTTGGGATGCAAAAAAACGTATAGAAAAGTTTTCTCCTAACTTACTAATTTTACTTAATACTGTTTTTTACTCATTTAATGAGTTCGTCAATTTTTTTGAGCAATCGGAAAGCTTAATTAAAAATTTTACTGAGGCAAAAAAAGTAAATAAATCTTTTACTCTGGACTTGAAGTCAAAAGACGGTGAAGTTTACTGTATATGTTATGGCAGAAGCATAATAGACAACTCTAATAGCGTAATTGGTGTGCTGTTGTGGATAAGAAACGTCTCAGACTACAAGATAAAAGCTAACGAACTGGAGTCAGAAAATAGTAAGCTTAAACAAAAAGTAGAGAACTACAGGAGCATTCTTAACTCTCTGCCGTTTCCAATACTAAAATATAATGAAAATAGAAAAGTAAAGTTTTGCAACCTATTTTATGATAAATATATCAATAGTTCCCAGAGATTGGCTGTTACTGATAGTGTCCACAGCACCAAACCAGGAAAACATGTGATAACTTGCAAAAACGAACGCAAGGTTTTTGATTTTATTAGAATTCCAATACAAAATTTTGGTGATGCGGTAATATATGGAAAAGATATTAGCGATGCAGAGGAGTTACGTGCTAGACTAGATAGTTATTTAGCTGCACAGAAAAATTTACTCGAGGAGTTACCAATTGCTATTGCAATGTACAGTAAGAATCAAAAACTGAAGTTTCATAATAATGCTTTTGTAAAAACCTTTCAACTTGATACAAAGTTTTTGGCATCCCATCCAACTTATCATGAAGTCATGCTTTACCTATTCGAATCTCAGAAGCTTTTAGAACAAAAAGATTTTCAAACTATTAGCAACCAAAGGCATGAATTATTCAAAAGATTGTTTGGACCGCATAATGACACAATCCATCTTACAAATGGAAAAATGTTCAGGATATTGATAATACCCTATGCTTCAGAAGGTTTACTCTTTTCCTATGAGGAATGCAAAAGATAG
- a CDS encoding Competence protein ComM, which translates to MIANINTVALQGINIVNVNVQIHMANGVPAFNIVGLPDKTVAESRERIRAALNSINLLLPPKRITINLSPADLLKEGSHYDLAIAIGLLVVMNVIPVEKVQPYIIMGELALDSRVISVSGVLPAVINAKQKNKGIICPRGNGVEASWVKNVSVLAIEKLIDIIRHFKGEKSIESVIFNKPKEKRLVPDMKDIKGQVVAKRAAEIAAAGGHNMLLVGPPGTGKSMLAKRFIGLLPDLTEREMIDVNIISSITQAGNEIFKVTRPFREPHHSCSMPAMIGGGKNAKPGEITMAHNGVLFLDELPEFPRLVLDSLRQPLEDRKVTIARANAHITYPAHFQLIAAMNPCRCGYLGNASRSCNKAPRCGTDYRNKISGPLLDRIDICIEMPNVSILSPEIYSEGESTDRIRERVIAARRIQAERYSKLSISCNSEVSGEALNKFTKPDQAGLELLKHVLKENYISNRGYTRVLRVARTIADLAKSEEVKRAHIAEALNYRIRAY; encoded by the coding sequence ATGATTGCAAATATAAATACCGTTGCACTTCAGGGAATTAATATAGTGAATGTTAATGTCCAAATTCACATGGCAAATGGTGTTCCGGCCTTTAATATCGTTGGATTGCCGGATAAAACTGTTGCAGAATCCAGAGAACGTATTAGAGCAGCACTAAATTCAATTAATCTACTGCTCCCTCCTAAAAGAATCACAATTAATCTTTCTCCTGCAGATTTGCTGAAAGAAGGCAGCCACTATGATTTGGCTATTGCTATTGGACTGCTTGTTGTGATGAACGTTATACCAGTTGAAAAAGTTCAGCCTTACATCATTATGGGTGAACTTGCCCTTGACAGCAGGGTTATTTCAGTTTCAGGGGTTTTGCCAGCGGTAATCAATGCAAAACAGAAAAACAAAGGCATAATCTGCCCAAGGGGCAATGGAGTAGAGGCTTCATGGGTAAAGAATGTCTCGGTTTTGGCTATAGAGAAATTGATCGATATTATTAGACATTTCAAAGGTGAGAAGTCAATTGAGTCGGTGATTTTTAATAAACCGAAAGAAAAAAGATTAGTACCAGATATGAAGGATATCAAAGGCCAAGTTGTAGCAAAAAGAGCGGCTGAAATTGCAGCAGCAGGCGGACATAACATGCTTCTTGTTGGACCTCCCGGTACTGGAAAGTCGATGCTTGCCAAACGATTTATAGGGCTGCTGCCCGATTTAACTGAGCGTGAAATGATTGATGTAAATATTATTTCCAGTATAACACAGGCTGGCAATGAGATATTCAAGGTAACTCGCCCCTTTCGTGAACCTCATCATTCATGCTCCATGCCAGCGATGATAGGAGGAGGGAAAAATGCGAAACCTGGGGAAATCACTATGGCTCATAATGGAGTACTGTTCCTTGATGAATTGCCAGAGTTTCCAAGACTCGTGCTTGATTCCCTACGCCAACCACTTGAAGACAGAAAAGTTACTATTGCAAGGGCTAACGCCCACATTACTTACCCAGCACATTTTCAACTAATCGCTGCGATGAATCCCTGCAGGTGTGGCTACTTAGGAAATGCAAGTAGATCGTGCAACAAAGCTCCACGATGTGGCACAGATTATAGGAATAAAATATCAGGACCATTGCTTGATAGAATAGATATATGCATCGAAATGCCAAATGTCAGCATACTTTCTCCTGAAATTTATTCAGAGGGAGAGAGTACTGACAGAATCAGAGAAAGAGTAATAGCAGCAAGGAGAATTCAGGCTGAGCGCTATAGCAAACTAAGTATCAGTTGTAACTCAGAAGTAAGTGGTGAAGCATTGAATAAGTTCACTAAGCCAGACCAAGCAGGGTTAGAGCTACTAAAGCACGTGCTAAAAGAAAACTATATTTCCAATCGAGGTTACACACGCGTATTAAGAGTTGCAAGAACCATTGCAGACCTTGCAAAAAGTGAAGAAGTAAAAAGAGCGCACATTGCTGAAGCTCTCAATTACAGAATAAGAGCGTATTAA
- a CDS encoding Succinate dehydrogenase iron-sulfur subunit, producing MVQFSLPKNSKINEKGKVYPVPARVKNIRRFQIYRWSADDEKNPRVDTFFIDMDNCGPMVLDALIKIKDEIDSTLTFRRSCREGICGSCAMNIDGTNTLACTKSIDDIKGDVKIYPLPHMYVIKDLVSDLSQFYEQYKSINPWLQADKPDLPNQEYLQSPEDRKKLDGLSDCILCACCSTGCPSYWWNSDKFLGPAILLQAYRWVADSRDNKTNERLDALNDPFKLYRCHTIMNCTKTCPKGLNPARAIAKMKQLMVGREGV from the coding sequence ATGGTCCAGTTTTCTCTGCCGAAGAATTCTAAAATTAATGAAAAAGGTAAGGTCTACCCTGTTCCTGCTAGAGTAAAAAATATCAGAAGATTTCAAATTTACCGTTGGTCTGCTGACGACGAGAAAAATCCTAGAGTAGACACGTTCTTCATTGATATGGATAATTGTGGCCCTATGGTGCTTGACGCATTAATAAAAATAAAGGATGAAATAGATTCAACCTTAACTTTCAGACGTTCTTGTAGAGAAGGAATATGTGGATCTTGTGCTATGAATATTGATGGAACCAACACTCTTGCATGTACTAAATCCATAGACGATATAAAGGGTGACGTAAAAATATATCCATTACCTCATATGTATGTAATAAAAGACCTAGTTTCGGACCTGAGTCAATTTTATGAGCAATACAAGTCAATTAATCCTTGGTTACAAGCAGATAAACCTGACTTACCAAATCAAGAGTATTTACAATCTCCTGAAGATAGAAAAAAACTGGATGGACTTTCTGATTGCATATTGTGTGCTTGTTGTTCAACTGGCTGCCCAAGCTATTGGTGGAACAGTGATAAATTTTTAGGACCAGCAATACTGCTACAGGCTTACAGATGGGTCGCTGATAGCCGTGATAATAAGACAAATGAGAGACTTGATGCCTTGAATGATCCGTTTAAGTTGTATCGTTGTCATACAATAATGAATTGCACGAAAACCTGCCCTAAAGGGCTTAATCCAGCAAGAGCAATAGCGAAAATGAAGCAGCTTATGGTAGGAAGGGAAGGAGTTTGA
- a CDS encoding Putative peroxiredoxin bcp → MELAVGNNALDFSLPTDSGENLSLSDFFDKKNVVLYFYPKDDTPGCTMEAKGFRDKINDFSSLDTVIIGVSRDSVKCHANFKAKYSLPFYLISDKNAEMLEKYGVWIEKSMFGKKYMGIERTTFLIDKKGKIAKIWKNVKVSGHVDEVLEEVRRI, encoded by the coding sequence ATGGAATTAGCAGTAGGAAATAATGCTCTTGATTTTAGCTTACCAACAGATTCTGGTGAAAATTTATCGTTGAGTGATTTTTTTGATAAAAAAAATGTAGTTCTTTATTTTTATCCTAAAGACGATACTCCAGGTTGCACTATGGAGGCAAAAGGCTTTAGAGATAAAATAAATGACTTTTCTTCCCTTGATACAGTGATAATCGGTGTATCAAGAGATAGTGTTAAGTGCCACGCTAACTTCAAAGCAAAATATTCTCTACCATTTTATCTAATTTCTGATAAAAATGCTGAAATGTTAGAAAAATATGGTGTTTGGATAGAAAAGAGCATGTTTGGTAAAAAGTATATGGGAATAGAACGCACTACTTTTTTAATAGATAAAAAGGGTAAAATAGCGAAGATCTGGAAAAATGTAAAAGTTAGTGGACATGTTGATGAGGTTCTAGAGGAAGTAAGAAGAATATAA
- a CDS encoding Phosphatidylglycerophosphatase A, giving the protein MEFLYKLISTWWLSGTVKKMPGTVGSLAAYPIVPLILGSKILGAAIILFLFLIGLWSTSNYIKHYQTSHDPKEVVIDEVVGQLLTIFLISTLLNQEVNYPLLLLCFFSFRFFDIIKTWPINLIDKNIKGPLGVMLDDIIAAILACVLIGAFYCLLSVYAG; this is encoded by the coding sequence GTGGAATTTTTATATAAATTGATATCAACATGGTGGCTATCTGGCACAGTAAAGAAAATGCCAGGTACTGTAGGCAGTTTAGCTGCTTATCCAATTGTTCCTCTAATACTAGGTAGCAAAATTTTAGGTGCAGCAATTATCCTTTTCTTATTCTTAATCGGATTGTGGTCCACAAGTAATTACATAAAACATTATCAGACTTCACATGATCCAAAAGAGGTAGTGATTGACGAAGTAGTTGGTCAATTGCTGACAATATTTCTAATTTCAACATTGCTAAACCAAGAAGTGAATTATCCTTTATTACTGTTGTGCTTTTTTTCCTTTAGGTTTTTTGATATAATAAAAACGTGGCCTATAAATTTGATCGATAAAAATATCAAAGGTCCTCTAGGCGTTATGCTAGATGATATTATAGCTGCAATTTTAGCCTGTGTTCTCATAGGGGCCTTTTATTGTTTATTGTCTGTGTATGCAGGATAA
- a CDS encoding Cell division protein FtsZ has translation MSIDLSLPELPILHPRITVVGVGGAGGNAVNNMIQSNLQGVNFVVANTDAQALEKSLCDKKIQLGINLTKGLGAGALPDVGKGAAEESIDEIMEHIKDSHMLFITAGMGGGTGTGAAPVIAKAAREARAAVKDKALKEKKILTVGVVTKPFGFEGVRRMRIAELGLEELQKYVDTLIVIPNQNLFRIANEKTTFSDAFKLADNVLHIGIRGVTDLMVMPGLINLDFADIETVMSEMGKAMIGTGEAEGEDRAISAAEAAISNPLLDNVSMKGAQGILINITGGGDMTLFEVDAAANRVREEVDENANIIFGATFDQAMEGKVRVSVLATGIDSGTVCDDKSETPSVNQSETSEKEKFKWSYSQTPVPEAKPDEQVNEGVKWSNNIYDIPAYLRRKK, from the coding sequence ATGTCAATTGACCTTAGCCTGCCAGAATTACCTATATTGCACCCAAGGATTACCGTTGTGGGAGTGGGTGGTGCTGGCGGAAACGCTGTGAATAACATGATCCAATCCAATTTGCAAGGGGTGAATTTTGTTGTAGCAAATACTGATGCTCAAGCGCTAGAGAAGTCATTGTGTGATAAAAAAATTCAGCTAGGTATTAACTTAACTAAGGGACTTGGGGCTGGTGCTTTGCCAGATGTCGGCAAAGGTGCGGCGGAAGAATCAATTGATGAGATTATGGAGCATATAAAAGATAGTCATATGCTTTTCATCACGGCAGGAATGGGTGGTGGCACTGGAACAGGTGCAGCACCAGTAATTGCGAAAGCAGCAAGAGAAGCAAGAGCTGCAGTTAAGGATAAAGCATTAAAAGAAAAAAAGATATTGACTGTTGGAGTTGTAACTAAACCATTTGGCTTTGAAGGTGTGCGTCGTATGCGCATTGCAGAACTTGGACTTGAAGAATTACAAAAATACGTAGACACTCTCATTGTCATTCCAAACCAAAACTTATTTAGAATTGCCAATGAAAAAACTACATTCTCTGATGCATTTAAACTTGCTGATAATGTCCTGCATATTGGTATCAGAGGAGTGACTGATTTAATGGTTATGCCGGGGCTCATTAATCTTGATTTTGCTGATATAGAAACAGTGATGAGCGAAATGGGCAAGGCAATGATTGGTACTGGAGAAGCAGAGGGAGAAGACAGAGCAATTAGTGCTGCAGAAGCTGCAATATCTAATCCATTGCTTGATAATGTGTCAATGAAAGGTGCACAAGGAATATTGATTAATATTACAGGTGGCGGAGATATGACTTTATTTGAAGTTGATGCTGCAGCAAATAGAGTACGTGAAGAAGTGGATGAAAACGCAAATATAATATTTGGTGCTACCTTTGATCAAGCAATGGAAGGAAAAGTTAGGGTTTCTGTTCTTGCAACTGGTATTGATAGTGGCACTGTTTGTGATGACAAGTCAGAAACTCCGTCTGTGAATCAAAGCGAGACCTCAGAAAAAGAGAAGTTCAAGTGGTCTTATAGCCAAACTCCAGTACCAGAAGCAAAACCAGATGAACAAGTAAATGAAGGAGTTAAGTGGAGCAACAATATCTATGATATACCAGCTTATTTAAGAAGAAAGAAATAA
- a CDS encoding Non-motile and phage-resistance protein: protein MYKLSKLTLSALKKNRYAKVIALFSSIFVILFSVIYCNYSLRNNFLSSYRNSSIGLKSVLENSIIKKYHYLLIEKHHIKYRNFDYINQLIRLRAELLQSVSEVKNLSLILYDQNSRIMFSHFNTQDHDYEQLLTDDEIDRLLDNQEIFYTTGNKLVSIFPIFHEGDIKPSFFLKIIQNHNNSYVMVYSLFLTFVGLLLVILILIMLYLHFSNTQVLAKQHKTNIELQQMKEALEQENANKLKFFASVTHELRTPLNAIIGFAELIKNETLGSMDHSQYKEYADDIYNAGTHLLALINDVLDFSKAEASSLTVEKVKFNLNKIIDSCLNMLSPKLKETGISLKKEIPNKQLLVIADPKRMKQVIINLLSNSIKFTPKDGLIRMVIKENIEKNLLTIEFHDNGIGIMQQDIYKVMSVFGQADSGYRNEGTGIGLPLSKKLVELMGGTFDIKSEAKLGTTITLNFFYEEQTCEDLIDF from the coding sequence ATGTATAAACTAAGTAAATTGACACTTTCTGCACTAAAGAAAAATAGATACGCAAAAGTTATCGCATTATTCTCATCAATTTTTGTGATTTTATTTAGTGTGATATATTGTAATTATTCACTAAGGAATAACTTTCTTTCTTCTTACCGTAACTCAAGTATAGGCTTAAAAAGTGTACTGGAAAATAGCATAATAAAAAAGTATCACTACTTACTAATAGAAAAGCACCACATTAAATATAGGAACTTTGATTATATAAACCAACTGATAAGGCTACGTGCTGAATTGTTACAATCAGTTAGCGAAGTAAAGAACTTGAGCTTAATACTATATGATCAAAATAGTAGAATAATGTTCAGTCACTTTAACACCCAAGATCATGATTATGAACAGTTACTTACAGACGATGAAATCGATAGGCTACTAGACAACCAAGAGATATTTTATACCACAGGAAATAAACTAGTTTCTATTTTCCCTATATTTCATGAAGGTGACATTAAACCATCATTTTTTTTAAAGATCATTCAAAACCATAATAACTCTTATGTCATGGTATATAGCCTATTTTTAACGTTCGTGGGCTTATTATTAGTAATTTTAATACTAATAATGCTTTATTTGCACTTTTCCAATACCCAAGTGCTAGCTAAGCAACATAAAACTAATATCGAATTACAACAGATGAAAGAAGCGTTAGAGCAAGAAAATGCAAACAAGCTAAAGTTTTTTGCAAGCGTTACACATGAGCTGCGCACGCCACTTAATGCTATTATTGGATTTGCAGAGTTGATCAAAAATGAAACTTTAGGTTCGATGGATCATTCTCAATACAAGGAGTATGCAGATGATATATATAATGCAGGGACGCATTTACTTGCTTTAATTAATGATGTGCTCGATTTTTCAAAAGCTGAAGCAAGCAGTTTAACAGTAGAAAAAGTGAAGTTTAACCTGAACAAAATAATAGATTCATGTTTGAATATGCTATCACCCAAATTAAAAGAAACCGGAATTAGTTTAAAAAAGGAGATACCTAATAAACAATTACTGGTTATTGCAGATCCCAAGAGGATGAAACAAGTGATAATAAACTTATTGTCAAATTCAATCAAATTTACTCCTAAAGACGGTCTAATAAGAATGGTGATTAAAGAGAATATAGAAAAAAACTTATTGACTATTGAGTTCCATGACAATGGAATAGGAATAATGCAGCAAGACATATATAAAGTTATGTCTGTCTTTGGTCAAGCAGACTCAGGATATAGAAACGAAGGCACGGGCATTGGGTTGCCACTCAGCAAAAAACTAGTAGAGCTAATGGGTGGAACTTTCGATATTAAAAGTGAAGCAAAACTTGGTACTACGATAACGTTAAACTTCTTCTATGAAGAGCAAACGTGTGAGGATTTGATTGATTTTTAA
- a CDS encoding DNA replication and repair protein RecF, with product MATHCYIKKLQLHNFRNHSNFELDLSDNSVVITGKNGVGKTNILEAISLLAKSNGMKKAKASEMQNKFSNENWTVHYGFFNGVDFNSIGIAKNFDKKLIQIDGKMQSGYSSLYRISNVIWLIPQMDYILLSSPSDRLKFLDRIVSLFEENYTYCYMKYRKAKHERSKLLRENILDENWLSSLENIMAVNAVNILRMRLSVLKTLQDTINNQSTEFFPKASLKLSNQLTSSDTAEYFQNRLKENREKDSLTGRVAFCVNNDKFQVFCQGRDIPINLCSTGEQKLLLLSIILSSVKARCIHHNKAPLLLLDDIMSHLDEHYRRMLIEEVLSIQCQTWITDVDRNNFDSYIDSFRFIELQTGEMYSS from the coding sequence ATGGCTACCCATTGCTACATAAAAAAGTTGCAATTACATAATTTTCGTAACCATTCAAATTTTGAACTGGACTTAAGTGACAATTCGGTTGTGATAACTGGCAAGAATGGTGTTGGTAAAACTAACATACTTGAAGCGATTTCGTTGCTTGCTAAAAGCAATGGAATGAAAAAAGCAAAAGCTAGTGAGATGCAAAACAAGTTCAGTAATGAAAATTGGACAGTGCACTATGGTTTCTTTAATGGAGTAGATTTCAATTCAATCGGTATTGCAAAGAACTTTGATAAGAAACTAATACAAATTGATGGGAAAATGCAATCAGGTTATTCATCGCTGTATAGAATATCCAATGTGATATGGCTGATTCCGCAAATGGACTACATTCTTCTTAGCTCTCCAAGTGATAGGTTGAAATTTTTAGACCGCATCGTCTCACTATTTGAGGAAAATTACACTTATTGCTACATGAAATATAGGAAAGCCAAACACGAGCGGAGTAAACTGCTAAGGGAAAACATTTTGGACGAGAACTGGCTTTCTAGCCTTGAAAACATTATGGCTGTTAATGCAGTCAATATATTACGTATGCGACTATCTGTTTTAAAAACATTGCAAGATACAATTAATAACCAGTCCACTGAGTTTTTTCCAAAAGCGAGTCTAAAACTCAGTAACCAGTTAACTTCAAGCGATACTGCAGAATATTTTCAGAATCGTCTAAAGGAAAATAGAGAAAAAGACTCGTTAACTGGTAGAGTAGCCTTTTGTGTAAACAATGACAAATTTCAAGTTTTTTGCCAAGGAAGAGATATACCAATAAATTTGTGCTCTACTGGAGAACAAAAGTTATTGCTGCTTTCTATTATCTTATCCAGTGTAAAAGCAAGGTGTATTCACCACAATAAGGCACCGCTTCTCCTTCTTGACGATATAATGTCTCATCTGGATGAGCATTACAGGAGGATGTTGATAGAGGAAGTATTAAGTATTCAATGCCAAACTTGGATAACTGACGTAGATCGAAACAATTTTGATAGCTACATTGATTCTTTCAGGTTCATTGAATTACAGACGGGTGAGATGTATTCAAGCTAG
- a CDS encoding Endoribonuclease YbeY encodes MLEVNILDERWRSITGDPESFVLDIINTSLKELKIDHYKPSISIALADDDLLHRLNLKFRKMDKPTNVLSFQCEQLSNKCDLGDIAISIDTIQKESNEHHISILAHVAHMLVHGLLHLLDYDHQKEDEETIMKDLERKILTSLGYNMSAI; translated from the coding sequence ATGTTAGAAGTAAATATTCTTGATGAGAGATGGCGCAGCATTACAGGGGATCCAGAGAGCTTTGTATTGGATATTATAAATACTTCTCTGAAAGAATTAAAAATAGACCACTATAAACCAAGTATATCGATAGCTCTTGCTGATGATGATTTACTACATAGACTTAACTTAAAATTTAGAAAAATGGATAAGCCAACTAACGTGTTATCATTTCAGTGTGAGCAATTATCTAACAAGTGCGATTTAGGAGACATAGCAATTTCAATAGATACAATACAAAAAGAGTCAAATGAACACCATATATCTATCTTAGCTCACGTTGCACATATGTTAGTGCATGGATTGCTACATTTACTTGATTACGATCACCAAAAAGAAGATGAGGAAACTATAATGAAAGACCTAGAAAGAAAAATTTTAACTTCGCTTGGCTATAATATGAGCGCGATTTAA